Genomic window (Magnolia sinica isolate HGM2019 chromosome 6, MsV1, whole genome shotgun sequence):
GATCATCACATTTGTTACTACTCCATACATATCTTTATTCATGTCAATATATTCTCTTGAAACTCTTTTATTTCCCAACACTGACCAGAGTAACTCTCTACAGGCCATATTTAAGCTTTCTTTAAGTCAATAAGACTGTGGAGATCCTCCTTCTCCctatatttcttcatcaattGTCCAAGTAGGAAAACAACTTTAGCGATAGACCTTCCTAGCATAagaccaaactgattttctgatacattcaTCTCATTCTTTAGTCCTTGCTCAATCACTCTTTTCCAAAGTTTCATAttatggctcataagtttaatcccacaatAATTACTGCTACTCTCTGTCTCCTATAAATAAGtataacaccctgatccatagctcaagtggtagactaagtgaaagatacctcatttcaacactgaggtcttggtatcgatccctagtgggggtggctaacagtgaagtgtgatttgacagtgaggtgtactaacaagctaacaaaaaaaaaaaaaaaagtatgacaatacttttcctccattcgtttcacattttcttcaatcttacaaTATTGTTGAACAACTTTATCAACCAAAATAACCTCTATTTGCATACAATCTAGCCCAAAGGCCTTTcttgttttcatctttctcaaaactTCTTTCACTTCAGATATCTTAATCCTGCAAATGTATCTATTGAATCCAATGCCATTTaagtttatggttccttctatccCTATACTTCCCCACATTTCATTGATTTTGTTGTCCTTGACTAGCACCCCTTGGTCATCGTTCTTAATGCATTTAACATGATACAAGTCCCTACGCTCCATgtctctcatttttgcaagtttaaaggcatctttctcaccttctcttgttCCCAACCCAATATATTGTAAAGATCATCCTTAAGTTTCGCTTCACTTACTACTTTTTGGGGCCGGATCTCCAAAGGTGAGATTTTTGCAAagaaagataaaaaggaaaaacgACGACCGCGATCACCGACGAGCAGCGACAACGACCGTGATCACCGATGCGCAGCGACGAGCCGACGAAGACAACTAGCATCGGAGACGATGGCATAGACATAGGAGGTTACAATGTCAGCAAAGTCGAGGGAAGCCTTCGAGGGATCCAAAAACACTGACGCATGTGGTGGGAGCTCAGAAGGAGGCCCTTCAGAGCCCGAGGGGTTGATCGGGAAAGGAGAATGGAACCAGGTAGTGCAGCAGAAGAGGAATAGGGCCTCTTACGGCACCAAATCAAACAGAGTCACAACCTATCCGACCCTGTTCGTGAGAGGGTACCTGAAAGGATGGCTCCCCATAAACCTCTCTCGTGACTTTGGCAGAGTAGGGCGGTGATGGACGTGGTTATGCCAAGGGACAAATCCAGTGGCAAGTGTAGGGGTTTCGCCCTCATCAAGATGTGCTCAGAGGCTGAGCTAGCCAGAGCAGTTCTCATGCTCCATGGAGAGAGCTCCAGCGGGAACTCGCTGCTGGTACAAAAGGCGCGCTTCAGACCGGATCGGCAACCTAGGAAGCTAGACCCCCCACCCCATGCCCCTTCAAAGAGGGCACAAAGGCTCCCCCGCCCAGAAGGTGCTTCCAACATTAACACCCGCTCTTTCAAGGAAATTCTTCTTGATCGAGCAGGGTCAACAACCTCGATGCCGCCTCTCCACCCCATCCACCCCTCCTCATCGGCGTCCCCAAAGCCGATACAGTCTTCAAGCCACAATCCAAAGAAGGTAGACCTAGCGCAAGGATTGCACATCTCACAAGAGcgattggaaaaatctagaaaggaTCTAAAGGACTCGGTGGTTATCACTACCAAAGAGGGGGTATCCATCCCTCGAGTCAAAGAATGGATCGATGGGTGCACGAGGATCCGGCCAGATTCTTTCGACATCAGACCTATCGGGCATAACGAGCTATGGTGTTTAATCGCTCCGGGGTCGGGCTTGGATAACTTGCTCATGGCAGGGGCGATTCGCATAGACGGCCCAGTCCTTCAAGTCCAAAACTGGGAGGATTTCTCCATGTTTGGAAAGGAGAATGTTTGAATCCTCAATTGGCAGATCCCCTTAGAACTTTGCTTCGAAGACTTCTTCACCTCGGCTGCTTCGTCTCTCGGGACCTTCATAGAACTCGATCCCCTGACGAAGAACGATAAAGAAATGGGCGTCGCCAGGGTGCGTATCCGACGGAACAAGGGTGAAACGCTTCCAAGTCACATCCAAGTCTTCGTTGAAGGAAGAACGCTCAACCTCCCCATCCAGAGGGAGGAGCACGATAGGCTTGTACCAAGGTGGAGTGAGCAGTGGAGAGCAAAGATTGCAGGGTCGACGATGTTCCAAGGATAGGACGGAGCACGAAACCTATGCTCCCGAGGCGCACCAAACCTTTTTTCGCCTGCCACAGCTGTAGGAACTGACATCTCGAGCAGTCCCCCATCCCGTACAGAGACGCGTGTCACCATCGAGTTGATGCTTGGCTTGAAACACAACCCTCTCCACACACGCGTTATCCCAGTTTCTATCTCGGGCATCGATCTCAACATAGCATCACCACGTCGTCCCGGTTCGATGGAAAGGAGGGCCGAGAACACGTTAGTGGGTTGACGGTCACTCCCATCGCACGCGTGGGATCTCTCCTATCTCGAGAGCCCCTTGTGCGAGACCCGAATCCGACAATGGCCGAATAAATGAACTTCCATTTGGGCCTCATGAGTCGGGTCCAGGCCTGACGACTTCGGATAGCCTTTTAAACTTAAACCATCCTACCTCACCAGACCCGGAACCCCAATGCGTTCTGATTCCATTCCATCTAAGAGACAAGGGATCTATTCAAATATCCCAAGTCCAACTGTTGTCGCCTCTCAGGATAGCCATGGCGCTGTTCCTGAGATCAATCCCACCAGCTCAAACAGACCTCGGCCCTTTAACGTCGGCGCAAAGTTTGATTGTTTCTCCATGCAATCGGAGAATCCCTTTACGCCGATATCCACTCTCCATTCCAGCCCATCTGCATCCTCTGATCAGATGAACCAGGGTCTCCTGACGCTGTTTCAGGAGGACTGCGGAATCAAGGTCATCGAAGCTGAGCCCCTTCAGTGCTACACAGGCTCAGACATAGCTCCCATCAAAGGAGATGGGCTCATCTTCATCGACACTGCCCTCATAGCAAGGATACTCGATGCaatccacaagaaaaagtggATCAGGGATGTGATCAGCCATGTGGGGAGATCCCTGGGTCTGTCCTTTGGGGACTGCCCCGAGGACTTCGTGGCTTTATTCTAGTGCGTGGAATCAAGCGGAAGGCCCCTCTCAGCCTCACCTTCCCCCCGTCGTCGACCTTCCAGATCAGGGCGCAACAGGTATCAGCAGCACCCAAAATCGCAATCCAGCCTTTGGATGAACGCGTTCAGAAAATTCAAGATCAGCACCTGTATTCCGCAATCTCCTTCCGCTTTGCTGCCATTTTGTCACGGGATTAAGTTTGGTAAAAACCAAACTCAGGTTTGGCGTATGACGCTTCTTGCAATTTGGTGGTcaatttgggaagaaagaaacaacagGTGTTTCAACGACAAAAGCTCCTTGTTTCATGCCGTCTGGGAGAGGGTTACTAATCTGGTTGTTGAGTGGTCTATTTTAGTTGATGGTCTCTCTAGTCATGACCTTTTGTTTTTAATTTCCTAGTTGTTATGCCATCTCAGCAGTCCTTTTTGTatcttttttccctttcttcAATGAATTCTCCTcgttatctttatttttttaaaaaaaaaaatcgcaaTCCAGCGAGCCAAGTTCGATCAGCCTATCAATGGTTATTCAGAGTAATCGGGGCAATAGGGTTACCAAATGAAGATCATCTCTTGGAATATAAGGGGAGCGGGGTCCAAGCAAAAGCGGTGCCTCATCAAAGATTTATGTAGCAGGCAAAATCCAGATATCATTTGTATGCAGGAGACCAAAGTCCAAGCATTCGACAACAAACTGATGGGCACGTTATGGAGCGCAGCAAACGTAAAATGGTTAGTGTTGGACTCGATTGGCAGCTTAGGCGGCATTCTTCTAGCATGGAGGTTGTCCCGGTGGACTCTGCAGAGAAGCAAGATAGGCATGTTCTCTACCTCTACTATTCTGCAAGAGACAGGGTCAAGAGTTCAGGTCCTGGTTGCCGCAGTATATGGGCCAACTTCGGATGCTAGTAGGGCTGCTTTCTGGGAGGAACTGCGCCTCATCTGTCAAAGCTTCAATGGTCCTCCCTGTATCGCGGGGGATTTCAACGTCATCAGATCAGTAGCTGAGAAATCCCATGGGAAGAGCAACACTCCCGCAAtcagggtgtcccgtatcggccgttacgtgatacggggccgtaacagccacccCACCGATTTTGTAGCCGTTACGGAGCATAACGGCTGTTACTACACAGTAACGGCCAAGGCgtaacagtcagaaaacggtcactttttttttttgactttttaaAGCTCGTTTTTCcactttttttgaaacttctttcttccaaacttTTCCTAAATCATTCTATTACTATTTTCGACCAATCTTAGCTTGATATTTTAGACAAATACAACTTATATCAAGGATTTTATTGATTCGAAGCTTCGTTGGccattttccagaaattcctcaaaaataggtatttatacttttttattgaatgttttactgttttaatggtagaatatgatatgttaatcatagtagaacatgttaatgtgcattttacaaattcttgatctcattttatatatttttaaaatttttttttacatttacgtactattttcggcccttttttttgaaatttcgaaaaatcattttttattgaatgtgttgctgttttaatgatagaatatgatgtgttaatcatagcagaacatattaatgtgcattttacagattcttgatttcgttttatattttttatatatatttttttctatttacgcgcTATTTTCGGACATTTTTTTGacaattcgaaaaatcattttttattaaatgttttgatgttttaatgatagaatatgatgtgttaatcatagtggaacatgttaatgtgcattttacagattcttgatatcattttatatttttttatatttttttctatttacgcactatttttgcCACAGGTATGTTAAATAAATtgtgaaaaataattgcaaacacctgcacatgtaagatattttcatattacattcattttaatatatctatcattgatagtagatagttagaaaattaaatatatgagttttgcagtgaAATCTAAGTTGTCTGGTTCATcaattcatcagacaatccgatacaacttttcaccaaagagtggaccgttacaccaccataaatatgttccaatttataaatgaatgcatatttggaatgcttagaatattccagatttaatccatattttttcatatatttttggcaaaaaaaaaaaattgcaccgttacgaaccgttacgcccccgtatccgtattaGTATCAGAGGGcaccgttatgccaaccgatacTGATATGGGATACCTTGCCCGCAATGGCATTCTTCTCGCAATGGATTGAGGATCAGGAGCTGATCGACCTGCCTCTGCTAGGTGCCAGATTCACCTGGTCTAATGGCAGCGCCTCATCGATCCTATCTCGGTTGGATAGATTCCTTCTATCAAATGATTGGCTCGATCTCTTCGCTGCAGTCTCCTAGTCAGTCCTTCCCAGAGTAACGTCCGACTACTCTCCCATCCTTCTATCGAATGTGGAACACAATTGGGGGCCAAAGTCCTTCAGGTTTGATTCATCTTGGTTTAAAATAGAAGGATTCTAAATGTTAGCTGAATGGTGGGCTGCCTTTCAGGATGATGGTTTCGCAGGGTATTCCTTGTTTTTTAAACTCAAGCAGCTGAAGGGCCACCTAAAGCAATGGAAGTAGACAACATTCCGCGGTAGAGAGCAAGAAACAAAGGAGCTACTAGCCGAGCTACATAAGATAGATCAGAAAACCGAATCCTCCCCCTTGTCCCCTGCGTTGATGAGAAGCAGAATCCAGCTGATCCAATCCCTATCCTCAAGGGCCCTCGAAAAGGAAATAGCCTGGAAACAGAAGTCAAGAGCAAAGTGGATCAAGGAGGGCGACAAGAACACCAGCTACTTCCACAGAATTGCCAACATTCATGCCAGCTGCAACAAGATTTCCAGTGTTATTGTGGAAGGAATCAGAATTGAAGACGAGGAATCCATTGCTGAAGAGGCAATCTCACTTTAGCTCCCTCCTGAAAAGCGAAGAATGGCAGCGTCCAAGCCTGGATCACCTCTAGATATATAGCAACTCGTCGGATGAAGCCTCTCAGCTGGAAGCACCATTCTCGGTCGAAGAGGCGAAGTTTGCAATTGATTCTCTTGGCAACGAAAAGGCCCCAGGGCCGGATGGTTTTCCCATTTTGTTTTTCCAACGTTTTTGGGAGGTCATAAGTGCAGATGTGATGGCTTTTTTCAAGCAGTTATTTGATAGAGGCAGATTGTCCAAAGGTTTAGGAGCATCCTTTATCGCCCTTATTCCCAAAATGACAAGGGCTGCCTCCTTCAACGACTTCAGACCGATCAGTTTGGTAGGAGGGCCATACAAAATACTGGCAAAAGTCCTCACCTCTCGGCTCAAGCAGGTGATCAGTAGGGTAATTTCAGGCCACCAAAGTGCCTTCATAGCCGGGAGACAGATAATCGACAGCGCGTTAATAGCAAATGAGTGTCTTGATTCTAGCCACGGGTCCGGGGTGAAGAGTTTGGTGTGTAAGTTAGATATCAAGAAAGCTTAAGATCATGTCAATTGGAATTTCCTTAACTACATGATGAAGAGGATGGGTTTTGGGGACAAATGGCGCAGGTGGATAAGAGAATGCATAGGTTCAGCGTATTTCTCAGTGCCTCCTAAATGGATCTCCCAAGGGGTTCTTTAAGAGCTCTAGAGGCTTAAGGCAAGGCGACCCCCtgtccccttttctttttctcatggtGGTCGAGGCCTTATCAAAGCTCCTTCTAAAAGGTCTTTCAGCAGGCATCCTAGGAGGCATTCAGTTCACAGATGATACGCTAATTTTTTCTGAAGCTAGCCCTGTTTAGCTGCAAAATCTGCGGACCATTATTTGCTGCTTCGAAGCTGTGTCAGGTTTGAGAGTTAATCTCGCCAAATCGAAGTTACTCGGGGAAAACTTAGAGCCCGAGGAGCTCGAGTCCTTCGCTAGCATCCTCCATTGCTTACCTGTTGCCCTCCCGACTACTTTTGTGGGGTTGCCTTTATGCATAGGCAGCCCTCCAAAGTCCCTCTGGGAGAAGATTATATCCAGAATTCAAATACTTGGCAAGATGGAAATGTCGATACTCATCGCTGGGAGGTCGCCTCACTCTCATCAAGGCGGCCCTGTCGAATTTGCCAATCTACTATATGTCCCTGTTCAGATGCCCATGCAAGATTATATCATCTATCAATAGACTAAGACGTGACTTCCTCTGGCACGGCAAGGAGGAGAGGAAGCTCCATCTCTTGCGATGGGAAGAGGTGTTCTAGCAACATAAAGCAAGAGGGGCTGGTGTGAAGGACTTAAAGGTGATGAACCGGGCTCTTCTTGGCAAGTGGATTTGGAGACTAGGGACAGAAAATGGGTCCCTGTGGATTTGGAGACTAGGGACAGAAAATGGGGCCCTGTGGAATTTGGTCATTAAAGGTAAATATGGAATGTCTGCGGGTGGCTGGTGGACCAAGGAGTCCTCACTTTACAAGGCGTCGGCAATTTGGAAAGGAATCTTAAAGCAGCATCAAGTCGTGTCGAGAGGTGTGGCCTTTGAGTTGGGTAAAGGAACTAGAATTTGATTTTGGACAGACCTCTGGATCGGCTCCTCCCCTCTAAAAGAAAGATTTCCTAATATTTATCTCTTAGCCCCCTCAAAGGACTGCTTTGTAGCTAATTGTTATGACCTCCAAGGCAATAACATCGTGTGGAATCTGCCAACCAGGCGTAACTTGCAAGATTGGGAGGTCGCTGAATACACGGAATTGCTAAGTTGCGTAGCCGCAGTCTCTCCAGATCAGTCCGCTGAAGATTCCTTAACCTGGAGCTTGGCAAAAGATAGCTCGTTCTCGGTTAATTCATTGTACAACTCTCTTCTCATTAGTCCAGTGCCCCCTGAAGCTTAGAAGGTTCATCGGATCTGGAAGTCCCTGGCCCTGCCAAAAATTCAGGTGTTCGGTTGGCTCGCATGCAAGCAAAAAATCCTAACTGTTGACAATTTACGCAAGAGAGGTATGGTCCTTGTTAACATTTGTCTCTGCTGGATGCGGAATGAAGAAACTGTGGATCATCTCCTATTCCACTGCCCTTTCTCTTCTCAACTCTGGGCTGATTTCTGCCTCCGGTTTAACGTCAGTTGGGTTGCTTCTAGCTCAGCAGCCCATTTCTTTCAAGCCTGGCATGGGGTCAGCTTCGGCAATCTCAGAACCATCCTGTGGAGGATGGGCATCCTCGCAGTCTGGTGGGCagtttgggaggaaagaaacCAGATATGTTTCTCGGACGTATCTAGTTCTGCTCACGTAGTTATTTCTAGAGCTAAGCGTTTGCTGGCGGAATGGGTGTCCCAAACAGATATGCTAAAGGGTCAGGATTTCTCTTTTATTGGCATGTAATGGTGTTGGTTTCTAAGGAGTTTCTGCCCTCTCAGCAGATTTTCCTCCATTGTCTTATCtcctttttattatatataatgttacctttcaaaaaaaaaaaaaaaaaaacttactacTTTCTAGCAATCATTTTAGCATTTCTATTTTGTTCAAGATTTTCATTATTTCTAGTCTCTTGCCAGGCTTTGAAACATGAATGTTTTTCATTAATAGGTTTTTGTATATCATCATTCCACCACCAAGTTTCCTTATATGGTTGACCTTTCCCTCCAGATGGTCCTAAAACATATTTTGTACTTCCTTAATGCACTCGGCCATCTCATCACATAGAATGTTTACTCCTTCCTCAACattccactttccttcttccatcaatttatttctaaataatatTATTCTCCTTCTAAATTCTACCACCTAGTTTTTGAACATCAATTAATTTCATTTCgtttcttccatctcttaataTGAACATCCATAACCATTAACCTATTTTGTGTGGTCAAACTCTCTTAGGTATACCTTGTTGTCCTTACACATTCATCATTTTGTCTTCCTATCCAGAAAGAAATCTATTTGGGTTGTATATGATCCACTTTTGAAATTACTAAATGTTCATCTCTCTTTCTAAAGTATGTGTTTACTAGAGCTAGATTGTATATCATAGCGAAATCAATGACAGCATATCATAGCTTCACCCGCCTCATTTTTCTCCCAAAACCATATCTTCCACGTACCCTCTCATATCCTCTACTTTCTTTTCCTACATGACCATGTAAGTCTCCTCCTACAAATATCCTCTCCATTCAAAATTTCTTGCATTAGTCCATCTATATCCCCCCATAACTGTCTGTTGATTTTATCATCTAATCCTGCCTGTGACGCATATGCACTAATAACATTCTCATCTCCTAAGACAAGTTTTTTTAACAAAATTAAATCATTTACTCACTTAACATCTACAACTTCATCCTTTAAATCTTTATCTACTACTATTCCTACCTCATTTCTATTATTGTCCTTTCCTATATTCCAAAGCTTATATCCATCAATTTTCTAGTTTTCACCCATTTCCACTTGTCTCCCTCAATGCAAGCTATATTAATTCTTCTTTGTTTCATCCTATCTATTAACTTCATACTCTATACTTCTGGAATATGGAATCTACAAACACCTATACTATGGAACCACCCGTTAGATCTCGGTCATGtttgatgatccaagccgtcaatctGACAAGATGCACAGCTGATGGAGGCTGCGTTCAAAATCTTCAAGATTCAAAAATCGGAAAATTGCCTTATGAAACATGGTTTAAATTCAAATATGAGAGTTTGGGGTGGAGCATTCCATCtactgtgaggcccatcatagaAACATTTTGGACCATTGAAACAATCCTTGATCCAACGGCTCCACGTAGCTCTCTACTGGAATATTTCATCACATAGTTTAagatgcgtaaatagaaaaacaaGCCATAAGTTGGATTCATGTACCAGTGTTACAAAAAAGAAAAGTGGATTAtttgaattgagagagagagagaacctcttTTGGTCGTCGTGTCTTCTGgaaacaaagaaagaagggtggaacCTGCAAGAAGAAGGGGTATTAGATTTCAGATCGTACGTTTGCTTGCAACGCTTGCATGTCTTTTCAACCCTTATCTTCTCCAcatcttctctttctcctctccccccattttccattttctttttcctcttctccTCCTCTTGCCTTGTTTTTCTATCCGAGAAAATTGTTGCTACTCCGTTAGACTATGGTCATCCGTGAGCATGCGCACGTGTACCATACACGTGGAATATATAACTGAATCTAATAAgttcaaattgtgggtcccacttttgatGGGTCATAGCCCAAAAACATTTTACACCTTGAGAATTGTATTGTGTGATTGTTGGTTAACAcataatggacggttaagatgaaaCTATCGATGGTTGTAATTCAGTAAAAATGTCATCCTTTGATATTTCCGTCGTGGCTCATCACATCACTTGTATACACTCACCACAGTACAGATGGTGATCGGCAACAGACGAATTTATGGTTGACATTATGGATCCGGCGAAAcgtgtggacagcgtggatataagatccatacatcaaggcaACGCATCAACtcgggtgttttttttttttttcctttgtaaccttatcaacaggttggatggaaaataatgagTATTCAGTCACCAcaatttcctgtggtggggtccactaagatttggatctgcttcatttttgggatcattgcgtaaaatgagctgtcaaaacagatggacagcgcaTGTAAgggacatacatcaaggtgggctccacagccaGGGATCCATTGTACCGAGAGGATCAACCGAAGCCGCGCCCGGGAGGGATGAAGTGAGCCCTAAAGTCCCAGGCAGGTACCGGAAAAATCTctatgagcccaccatgatgtacgtgtattatccacgctgtccatccatttttacagctcatcttaaggcatgatcccaaaaaatgagacttatccatatctcaggtggaccacatcacggaaaaaagtgatgattgaacgcccaccattaaaaactgatcgGGGTTAGCGTTCAATCCatactgtttcctgcggtgtggtacAACGGCCTCgttctttgactcatgccctaaaataagcacgTGGTCCCACGGAGATTTACCAGCACCGACCAGTAACATACATCGGTACTGGAGGGATCGCCACAGAATCCGAGTCCGATCTTCATGGTagggatggaaacggattggctactcctccatacaccagccaatggctggtggtcggtgctccgtgggcccctccattatgtatgtgtttcatctatgccgtccatctattttaacagatcattttacgatttgagaccaaaaatgaggtatatcccaatcttaagtggaccacattacaggaaacattgttgaatgagcatcgactgTTAAAAAAcatttggggccatagaagttttggatcaagctgatttttgttttttcccttcatctgggcctgtatgacctaatcaacctattggatgtcaaataaacagtacagtgggccttaggaggattttaatgatggatatcccaatcactattttttcatgtggtgtggtccactgagatttatatacctctcattttttgggatcaagccataaaatgatctgtaaaaatggatgaattgaaaggatgaaacacatacatcatggtgggcccacagagcaccgaccatcagccacggggctggtgtaaggggagtagccaatccgtgtcCGGCAGGGATAGCCTATACAAGTGGCATGTTAGCAGGAAAGATGGTACGGGCGTCGTTCCTGTTTATAGCTGCTCCTTTATGCATTTACTACCGACAATACCCATTCTTTCCTAATTGAAAGAAGAGGGAACATAGATCTTCCACCAAGGCTGTATGGAGTTTCTTTCGATTCAATGATACCGCCTGCAACTGCATGGTTAAGGAAATAAATACAGAAACAGTCCGCATTCACTGAAAAAAGAAAGGCCAAAATTGGAGAGACGAGGGCTTAGTCCCAGTCTGGGCCATGGTGGGGGTAGTCTGGATGCCTATACATATATATGGGGCTaaatgtaaatgatttactattTTTTCACATGTGGATCCGTTGgggcaccaaatatcatgatagtcAAACTAATCAATCATGAAATTTGGCACAACCAAACGTACCCTAAATATATAAGAAGTCAACCTGCATAATGACAACAGCCCTCGTAGAATTTGTCTGGGCAGCCAAACATTGCaccagattatatatatatatatatatatatacacacacacacacactccaccaaccaaaataaaaaaataaaaaataataataataaataaataaataaacctctTCTAAACGTTAAATGCCTTTCAATTTCAAATTACCATTATATTAGGCGGAATGGCAGTAAATTCAGCTTTCCTCTGCCAAACAGGTTctataaaagaaatgaaaagaaaatgccTGTTTGGTCGGTGGGATTAAATTGTATGGAtttgtattagatgagattaacacctttattgcacaatgattgtatgtctagaaataccatggtattttggccatctaatcccatg
Coding sequences:
- the LOC131248186 gene encoding uncharacterized protein LOC131248186 encodes the protein MENGGRGEREDVEKIRVEKTCKRCKQTYDLKSNTPSSCRFHPSFFVSRRHDDQKRYYELGPDDPPYAAKFYDCCGAEDPDASGCTTDFHVSFDE